A region from the Geobacillus vulcani PSS1 genome encodes:
- the hslU gene encoding HslU--HslV peptidase ATPase subunit: MAETLTPRQIVEKLDQFIVGQKEAKKAVAIALRNRYRRSLLDEKLRDEVMPKNILMIGPTGVGKTEIARRLAKLVGAPFVKVEATKFTEVGYVGRDVESMVRDLVETSVRLVKERKMNEVKDRAEQQANKRLVELLVPGKPKQTIKNPLELLFGGQGAQADNSYSHEDEQVEQKRRHVAWQLANGQLENEMVTIEIEEQTPLWFDFLQGAGIEQMGMNMQDALSSLMPKRRKKRRLKVSEARKVLINEEAQKLIDMDEVAQEAVRLAEQSGIIFIDEIDKIARSGAVSGSADVSREGVQRDILPIVEGSTVMTKYGPVKTDHILFIAAGAFHMAKPSDLIPELQGRFPIRVELAKLSVDDFVRILVEPNNALIKQYQALLATEGISLEFSDDAIRKIAEVAFEVNQTTDNIGARRLHTILEKLLEDLLFEAPDIGIDKVVITPQYVEQKLGSIVKNKDLSEFIL, from the coding sequence ATGGCGGAAACGTTGACCCCAAGGCAGATTGTCGAAAAGCTCGATCAGTTCATCGTCGGGCAAAAAGAGGCAAAAAAAGCGGTGGCGATCGCGCTTCGCAACCGGTACCGCCGCAGCTTGCTCGATGAAAAATTGCGCGATGAAGTGATGCCGAAAAACATTTTAATGATCGGCCCGACCGGGGTCGGGAAGACGGAGATCGCCCGCCGGCTCGCCAAACTCGTCGGTGCGCCGTTTGTCAAAGTCGAAGCAACGAAATTCACCGAAGTCGGTTATGTCGGGCGCGATGTCGAATCGATGGTGCGCGATTTGGTGGAAACGTCAGTTAGGCTCGTGAAAGAACGAAAAATGAACGAAGTGAAAGACCGAGCTGAGCAACAAGCGAACAAGCGGCTTGTTGAACTGCTCGTTCCGGGCAAGCCAAAGCAGACCATCAAAAATCCGCTTGAGCTGTTGTTTGGCGGTCAAGGCGCCCAAGCGGACAACAGCTACAGCCATGAAGATGAACAGGTGGAGCAAAAGCGGCGCCACGTTGCTTGGCAGCTGGCAAACGGGCAGTTGGAAAACGAGATGGTGACGATTGAAATCGAGGAACAGACGCCGTTATGGTTTGACTTTTTGCAAGGGGCAGGCATTGAGCAGATGGGAATGAACATGCAGGATGCGTTGAGCAGCCTCATGCCGAAACGGCGCAAAAAGCGGCGTCTCAAAGTGAGTGAAGCGCGCAAAGTGCTCATCAACGAGGAAGCGCAAAAGCTGATCGACATGGATGAAGTGGCGCAAGAGGCCGTCCGCCTCGCCGAGCAGTCCGGCATCATTTTTATCGATGAAATCGACAAAATCGCCCGCAGCGGAGCGGTGTCCGGTTCAGCCGATGTCTCGCGTGAAGGGGTGCAACGCGACATTTTGCCCATTGTTGAAGGGTCGACCGTCATGACGAAATACGGGCCGGTCAAAACAGACCACATCTTATTCATCGCGGCCGGGGCGTTCCATATGGCGAAGCCGTCGGATTTGATCCCTGAGCTGCAAGGTCGTTTCCCGATCCGCGTCGAACTGGCGAAACTTTCGGTTGATGATTTCGTAAGAATATTAGTCGAGCCGAATAACGCGCTCATTAAACAATATCAAGCTCTTTTGGCAACGGAAGGTATAAGTCTTGAATTTTCTGACGATGCTATTCGTAAGATTGCCGAGGTGGCGTTTGAAGTCAACCAGACGACCGACAACATCGGCGCGCGCCGGTTGCACACGATTTTGGAAAAATTGCTTGAGGACTTGCTGTTTGAGGCGCCGGACATCGGAATCGACAAAGTTGTCATCACGCCGCAATATGTCGAGCAAAAACTCGGAAGCATCGTCAAAAACAAAGATTTAAGCGAGTTTATTTTATGA
- the hslV gene encoding ATP-dependent protease subunit HslV: MGAFHATTIFAIRHNGASAMAGDGQVTFGNAVVMKHTAKKVRRLFQGKVLAGFAGSVADAFTLFEMFEGKLEQLNGNLPRAAVELAKEWRSDKVLRRLEAMLIVMDKQHLLLVSGTGEVIEPDDGMLAIGSGGQYALAAGRALKKYAGGSMTAKEIAQAALEIAADICVYTNGHIIVEEL; the protein is encoded by the coding sequence ATGGGAGCTTTTCATGCGACGACGATTTTTGCCATTCGCCATAACGGCGCATCCGCCATGGCTGGCGACGGTCAAGTGACGTTCGGCAATGCGGTTGTCATGAAGCATACAGCGAAAAAAGTGCGGCGGCTGTTTCAAGGAAAGGTGCTCGCCGGTTTTGCCGGCTCGGTGGCTGACGCGTTTACGCTGTTTGAAATGTTTGAAGGCAAGCTCGAACAATTGAATGGCAACTTGCCGCGCGCGGCGGTTGAACTAGCGAAAGAGTGGCGGAGCGATAAAGTGTTGCGCCGCCTCGAGGCGATGCTCATTGTCATGGACAAACAGCACTTGTTGCTTGTCTCTGGCACAGGCGAAGTGATTGAGCCGGATGATGGCATGCTCGCCATCGGCTCAGGCGGTCAGTATGCGTTGGCTGCCGGACGTGCATTGAAGAAGTACGCCGGCGGCTCGATGACCGCGAAAGAAATTGCCCAGGCGGCGCTTGAGATCGCTGCTGACATTTGCGTTTATACGAACGGCCATATTATTGTCGAAGAGCTGTAA
- the xerC gene encoding tyrosine recombinase XerC, translating into MENSKLALQLFMEYLQIEKNYSQYTIVCYRRDIEQFFRFMDEEGIGALDEVSYSDVRLYLTKLYEQQLASRSVARKISSLRSFYKFLLREGRAAENPFALATLPKKEQKIPNFLYPKELEALFLVNDENTALGQRNAALLELLYATGARVSECCHIQLSDVDFVAETVLIHGKGNKQRYVPFGRPAREALERYIYRGRRELTRKLPVDHRYLFVNTRGNPLTPRGVRHILDRIVQAAALTQNISPHVLRHTFATHLLNEGADLRSVQELLGHTHLSSTQVYTHVTKDRLRHIYLQAHPRA; encoded by the coding sequence ATGGAGAATTCGAAACTTGCGTTACAATTGTTCATGGAATATTTACAAATCGAGAAAAATTATTCACAATATACTATTGTGTGTTACCGGCGTGACATTGAGCAGTTTTTCCGGTTTATGGATGAGGAAGGAATCGGCGCGCTCGATGAAGTGTCCTACAGCGACGTCCGCTTATATTTGACGAAACTATACGAACAACAGTTGGCCAGCCGTTCGGTCGCCCGCAAAATTTCGAGTTTGCGCAGCTTTTACAAATTTTTGCTGCGCGAAGGGCGGGCGGCCGAAAATCCGTTTGCGCTCGCGACGCTGCCGAAAAAAGAGCAAAAAATTCCTAATTTTTTATACCCGAAAGAATTGGAAGCGTTGTTTCTTGTCAATGATGAAAATACGGCCCTAGGCCAGCGCAATGCGGCGCTGCTTGAGTTGTTGTACGCGACTGGCGCCCGGGTTAGTGAATGTTGTCACATTCAGCTGTCTGATGTCGATTTTGTTGCGGAAACCGTGCTCATTCATGGCAAAGGAAACAAGCAGCGCTACGTTCCATTCGGCCGTCCGGCCCGCGAAGCGCTTGAACGGTATATCTATAGGGGTCGACGCGAACTGACAAGAAAGCTGCCGGTGGACCACCGCTATTTATTTGTCAACACCCGCGGCAATCCGCTCACGCCTCGGGGAGTGCGCCATATTTTGGATCGGATTGTCCAAGCCGCTGCGCTGACGCAAAACATCAGCCCGCACGTGCTTCGGCATACGTTTGCGACTCATTTGCTCAACGAAGGAGCCGATCTCCGTTCGGTGCAGGAACTGCTCGGCCACACGCATTTGTCATCGACGCAAGTGTATACACATGTAACGAAAGACCGGTTGCGGCATATCTATTTGCAGGCGCATCCGCGGGCGTAA
- the topA gene encoding type I DNA topoisomerase: MSDYLVIVESPTKAKTIERYLGKKYTVKASMGHVRDLPKSQMGVDIDRGYEPKYITIRGKGQVIKELKTAAKKAKKVFLAADPDREGEAIAWHLAHMLDLDIHSDCRVVFHEITKDAIQQSFQQPRAINMNLVDAQQARRVLDRLVGYNISPLLWKKVKKGLSAGRVQSVALRLIIDREREIREFQPEEYWTIQATFQKDGETFAASFYSIDGQKRDLKTEADVKAVLDRLNRTAFVVKTVTKRERKRSPVPPFTTSSLQQEAARKLNFRTKKTMMIAQQLYEGIDLGSEGTVGLITYMRTDSTRVAETAQQEAAAYIEATFGAMYVSQEKRKEKKSTNAQDAHEAIRPTSAFRDPDKVKPYLTRDQFRLYKLIWERFIASQMAPAVLDTMSVELENNGVVFRASGSKVKFPGFMKVYIEGTDDQTEEPDHILPDLEEEETVESEAIESKQHFTQPPPRYTEARLVKTLEELGIGRPSTYAPTLDTIQKRNYVVLENKRFVPTELGEIVVELMLEFFPEIIDVEFTAKMEKELDEIEEGKVAWIKVVDEFYREFEKRLKVAEKEMREVEIKDEPAGMDCEVCGSPMVYKMGRFGKFIACSKFPECRHTKPIIKEIGVKCPKCREGNIVERRTKRKRVFYGCDRFPDCDFVSWDKPLARPCPKCAGLLVEKELKKGVQVQCTACDYEERLEA, translated from the coding sequence ATGTCAGACTACTTAGTTATCGTCGAATCGCCAACGAAAGCGAAGACGATCGAACGATACTTGGGAAAAAAATATACGGTCAAAGCGTCGATGGGCCACGTCCGCGATTTGCCAAAAAGCCAAATGGGCGTTGATATAGACCGCGGCTACGAGCCGAAATACATTACGATCCGTGGCAAAGGCCAGGTGATCAAAGAGTTGAAAACGGCGGCGAAAAAAGCGAAAAAGGTGTTTCTTGCCGCCGACCCTGATCGTGAAGGAGAGGCGATCGCCTGGCATTTGGCCCACATGCTCGATCTGGACATTCACTCTGATTGCCGCGTCGTCTTCCATGAAATCACGAAGGATGCTATTCAGCAGTCGTTTCAGCAGCCGCGCGCGATCAATATGAATCTTGTTGACGCCCAGCAGGCGCGGCGTGTGCTCGACCGGCTCGTCGGCTATAACATCAGCCCGCTCTTATGGAAAAAAGTGAAAAAAGGGTTAAGCGCCGGCCGCGTCCAATCGGTGGCGTTGCGTCTCATCATCGATCGGGAAAGAGAAATCCGCGAATTTCAGCCGGAAGAATATTGGACGATTCAAGCGACGTTTCAAAAAGATGGAGAGACGTTTGCCGCCTCTTTTTACAGTATTGATGGACAAAAACGCGATTTAAAGACAGAGGCGGATGTGAAAGCCGTGCTGGACCGCTTAAACAGAACGGCATTTGTCGTAAAAACGGTGACAAAACGAGAGCGCAAGCGCAGCCCTGTACCGCCGTTTACGACGTCGTCGCTTCAGCAGGAAGCGGCGCGCAAACTGAATTTCCGCACGAAAAAGACGATGATGATCGCCCAACAGCTGTACGAAGGAATCGATCTTGGCAGCGAAGGAACAGTCGGTTTGATCACGTATATGCGCACCGATTCAACACGCGTCGCCGAGACGGCGCAGCAAGAGGCGGCGGCGTATATCGAGGCGACGTTCGGCGCTATGTATGTCAGCCAAGAAAAGCGGAAAGAGAAGAAAAGCACGAACGCCCAAGACGCCCACGAAGCGATCCGCCCGACATCGGCATTTCGCGACCCGGACAAAGTAAAACCGTATTTGACGCGCGACCAATTCCGGTTGTATAAACTCATTTGGGAACGGTTCATCGCCAGTCAAATGGCGCCGGCTGTGCTTGATACTATGAGCGTCGAGTTGGAAAACAACGGCGTCGTGTTCCGCGCCAGCGGCTCGAAGGTGAAATTTCCAGGGTTTATGAAGGTGTATATTGAGGGAACGGACGATCAAACAGAAGAGCCGGACCACATCCTTCCCGATTTGGAAGAAGAAGAAACCGTTGAGAGCGAAGCGATCGAATCGAAGCAGCACTTCACCCAACCGCCGCCGCGCTATACGGAAGCCCGCCTCGTCAAAACGTTGGAAGAACTCGGCATCGGCCGCCCATCGACGTATGCTCCGACGCTTGATACGATCCAAAAACGCAACTATGTCGTCCTTGAGAATAAGCGGTTCGTTCCGACTGAGCTTGGCGAGATCGTTGTAGAGCTGATGCTTGAATTTTTCCCGGAAATTATCGATGTCGAGTTTACGGCGAAAATGGAAAAAGAATTGGACGAAATTGAAGAAGGGAAAGTGGCATGGATCAAAGTCGTCGACGAGTTTTACCGCGAATTTGAAAAACGGTTGAAAGTGGCGGAAAAAGAAATGCGCGAAGTTGAGATTAAGGATGAGCCGGCCGGCATGGACTGCGAGGTATGCGGCAGTCCGATGGTGTACAAAATGGGCCGTTTCGGCAAGTTTATCGCCTGCTCGAAATTCCCGGAATGCCGCCATACAAAGCCGATTATCAAAGAAATCGGCGTCAAGTGCCCAAAATGTCGCGAGGGCAACATCGTCGAGCGCAGGACGAAAAGAAAGCGGGTGTTTTACGGCTGCGACCGTTTTCCGGATTGCGACTTCGTCTCGTGGGATAAACCGCTCGCCCGCCCATGCCCGAAATGCGCGGGTTTGCTTGTGGAGAAAGAGCTGAAAAAAGGTGTGCAAGTACAATGCACAGCGTGCGATTATGAAGAGCGGCTAGAAGCTTGA
- the dprA gene encoding DNA-processing protein DprA: MYDTVRERLIHLHHCRGAGWKTIHSLLKADPTLTAPFSLPPADLRPLVPLPDAQWTAFFHDLHSIDVQHVIKTYMDRCIHVVTVFDHDYPPLLRHIYAPPWVLYAKGDSTLLQEWKLISIVGTRRPTKEGIEALNKLVPPLVAAGFTIVSGLAFGIDVCAHQLAVQHGGATIAVIAGGLDHIYPREHRSFAKQLMTEQLVIAEHPPATRPQAWQFLARNRIISGLSLGTLVVQAKRKSGSLITAAYALEQGREVFAVPGPIGLVESAGPNTLIQQGAKLVQEAADILAEFPYV; the protein is encoded by the coding sequence ATGTACGATACGGTCCGCGAACGGCTCATCCATCTCCATCATTGCCGCGGGGCGGGATGGAAGACCATTCACTCCTTGCTTAAGGCTGATCCGACGCTCACCGCTCCATTTTCTCTGCCCCCCGCTGATCTCCGCCCGCTCGTTCCACTTCCTGACGCTCAATGGACCGCTTTTTTCCATGATTTGCATTCCATCGATGTGCAACATGTGATAAAAACATATATGGACCGGTGCATTCATGTGGTCACCGTGTTTGATCATGACTATCCGCCGTTGCTTCGGCATATTTATGCTCCGCCGTGGGTGCTGTATGCCAAGGGGGACTCCACTTTGCTTCAGGAGTGGAAGCTGATCAGCATCGTCGGCACGAGGCGCCCGACGAAGGAAGGAATCGAAGCGTTGAACAAACTGGTCCCGCCGCTTGTTGCTGCCGGTTTTACGATTGTCAGCGGGCTCGCGTTTGGGATTGACGTGTGCGCCCACCAACTCGCTGTCCAGCATGGCGGGGCGACGATCGCCGTCATTGCCGGAGGGCTTGACCATATTTATCCGAGAGAGCACCGGTCGTTCGCCAAGCAGCTGATGACCGAACAGTTGGTTATCGCTGAACATCCGCCGGCAACGCGTCCGCAGGCATGGCAGTTTCTCGCGCGCAATCGCATCATCAGCGGGCTGTCGCTCGGCACGCTTGTCGTGCAGGCGAAACGAAAAAGCGGTTCGCTCATTACCGCCGCTTATGCGCTTGAGCAAGGGAGGGAAGTGTTCGCCGTCCCCGGTCCGATCGGTTTGGTGGAATCCGCTGGACCGAATACGCTCATTCAACAAGGGGCAAAACTAGTGCAAGAAGCGGCGGACATTTTGGCTGAATTCCCGTACGTGTAA
- the sucD gene encoding succinate--CoA ligase subunit alpha: MSVFVNKDTKVIVQGITGSQGLFHTKQMIEYGTKIVGGVTPGKGGTEVEGVPVFDTVSEAVEKTGANASVIYVPPAFAADAIMEAVDAGLDLVVCITEGIPVLDMVKVKRYMEGKKTRLIGPNCPGVITPEECKIGIMPGYIHKKGHVGIVSRSGTLTYEAVHQLTQAGIGQSTAVGIGGDPVNGTNFIDVLKAFNEDEETYAVIMIGEIGGTAEEEAAEWVKANMTKPVVGFIGGQTAPPGKRMGHAGAIISGGKGTAAEKIKKMTECGIKVAETPAVIGETLISVLKERGLYEKCKTH; this comes from the coding sequence GTGAGCGTTTTTGTCAATAAAGACACGAAAGTGATTGTGCAAGGGATTACCGGTTCGCAAGGGCTGTTCCATACAAAGCAGATGATCGAATACGGGACAAAGATTGTCGGCGGCGTCACGCCGGGCAAAGGCGGCACGGAAGTCGAAGGCGTGCCGGTGTTTGACACTGTTTCGGAAGCAGTTGAAAAAACGGGGGCGAACGCTTCGGTCATTTACGTTCCGCCGGCCTTCGCCGCAGATGCGATCATGGAGGCGGTCGACGCCGGACTCGACCTCGTTGTCTGCATCACCGAAGGCATTCCGGTGCTTGATATGGTGAAAGTGAAACGGTACATGGAGGGCAAAAAGACGCGTCTCATCGGTCCGAACTGCCCGGGCGTCATTACGCCGGAGGAATGCAAAATCGGCATTATGCCGGGCTACATTCATAAAAAAGGGCATGTCGGCATCGTTTCTCGTTCCGGCACGCTGACGTACGAAGCCGTTCACCAACTGACGCAAGCCGGCATCGGACAGTCGACGGCGGTCGGCATCGGCGGCGACCCGGTCAACGGCACGAACTTCATCGATGTGCTGAAGGCATTTAATGAAGACGAAGAAACGTACGCGGTCATTATGATCGGCGAAATCGGCGGCACGGCGGAAGAAGAAGCGGCCGAATGGGTGAAAGCGAACATGACGAAACCGGTCGTCGGCTTCATCGGCGGGCAGACGGCCCCTCCAGGCAAACGGATGGGTCATGCCGGCGCGATCATTTCCGGCGGCAAAGGCACAGCCGCGGAAAAAATCAAAAAAATGACCGAATGCGGCATCAAAGTGGCAGAAACGCCGGCCGTCATCGGCGAAACGCTCATTTCCGTCCTGAAAGAGCGCGGCTTGTACGAAAAATGCAAAACGCATTAA
- the sucC gene encoding ADP-forming succinate--CoA ligase subunit beta: MNIHEYQAKEILRSYGVSVPNGRVAFTVDEAVEAAKELGTPVCVVKAQIHAGGRGKAGGVKVAKSLEEVRTYASELLGKVLVTHQTGPEGKEVKRLLIEEGCDIQKEYYIGLVVDRATSRVVLMGSEEGGTEIEEVAAKTPEKIFKEYIDPAVGLQAFQARRLAFNINIPKHLVNQAVKFMMGLYQVFVDKDCSIAEINPLVVTGDGKVMALDAKLNFDSNALYRHPDILEYRDLDEEDPKEIEASKYDLNYIALDGNIGCMVNGAGLAMATMDIIKYYGGEPANFLDVGGGASEEKVREAFKIILSDPNVKGIFVNIFGGIMKCDVIASGIVAATKQVGLTLPLVVRLEGTNVELGKKILEESGLNIIAAESMADGAQKIVELVR; this comes from the coding sequence ATGAACATTCATGAATACCAGGCAAAAGAAATTTTGCGAAGCTATGGGGTAAGCGTGCCGAACGGCCGTGTTGCGTTCACGGTGGATGAAGCGGTCGAAGCGGCGAAAGAGCTCGGTACGCCGGTATGTGTCGTCAAAGCGCAAATTCATGCTGGCGGGCGCGGCAAAGCGGGCGGAGTGAAAGTGGCAAAAAGCCTCGAGGAAGTCCGTACATACGCCAGCGAATTGCTCGGCAAAGTGCTCGTCACCCATCAAACCGGCCCGGAAGGAAAAGAAGTCAAGCGGCTTCTGATTGAAGAAGGATGCGACATTCAAAAAGAATATTACATCGGCCTTGTCGTCGACCGCGCCACCTCGCGCGTCGTCTTGATGGGCTCGGAAGAAGGCGGAACGGAAATTGAAGAAGTGGCGGCCAAAACGCCGGAGAAAATTTTTAAAGAATACATCGATCCAGCCGTTGGGCTGCAAGCGTTTCAAGCGCGCCGATTGGCTTTCAACATCAACATTCCGAAGCATCTCGTCAACCAAGCCGTCAAATTTATGATGGGCTTGTACCAAGTGTTTGTCGATAAAGACTGCTCGATCGCCGAAATCAACCCGCTTGTCGTCACCGGCGACGGCAAAGTGATGGCGCTTGATGCGAAGCTGAATTTTGATTCGAACGCCTTATACCGCCATCCGGACATCCTTGAATACCGCGACTTGGATGAAGAAGACCCGAAAGAAATCGAAGCGTCGAAATACGACTTGAACTACATCGCTCTTGACGGCAACATCGGCTGCATGGTCAACGGCGCCGGCTTGGCGATGGCGACGATGGACATCATCAAATATTACGGCGGCGAGCCGGCTAACTTCCTCGATGTCGGCGGCGGCGCCAGCGAGGAAAAAGTAAGGGAAGCGTTCAAAATCATTTTGTCCGACCCGAATGTCAAGGGCATTTTCGTCAACATTTTCGGCGGCATTATGAAATGCGACGTCATCGCGAGCGGCATTGTCGCGGCGACGAAGCAAGTCGGCTTGACGCTTCCGCTTGTCGTTCGGCTGGAAGGAACGAACGTTGAGCTCGGGAAAAAGATTTTAGAAGAGTCAGGCTTAAACATTATTGCGGCGGAATCGATGGCGGACGGAGCACAAAAAATCGTTGAGCTAGTACGTTAA
- a CDS encoding EscU/YscU/HrcU family type III secretion system export apparatus switch protein, whose protein sequence is MNEERKKAVALSYDAALDAAPIVKAKGIGEVAEAIIAAARQHGVPIRQDPTLVELLGKVEINEMIPEELYVLVAELFAFLYQLDQEAKEERAEKG, encoded by the coding sequence ATGAACGAAGAACGGAAAAAAGCAGTCGCTTTGTCTTACGATGCGGCTCTTGATGCGGCTCCGATCGTCAAGGCGAAAGGGATTGGCGAGGTCGCCGAAGCGATTATCGCCGCCGCCCGGCAGCATGGCGTGCCGATTCGCCAAGATCCGACGCTTGTTGAGCTTCTTGGCAAGGTGGAGATCAACGAGATGATCCCGGAGGAGCTGTACGTCCTCGTCGCTGAATTGTTCGCTTTTTTGTATCAGCTTGATCAGGAAGCGAAAGAAGAAAGAGCGGAGAAGGGGTAA
- a CDS encoding ribonuclease HII, whose amino-acid sequence MKRYTVKDIQALLSELSADDPRWEMLRQDERKSVQALLARFERQQAKRQAEQQRWEELMRYERELYAAGVRRIAGIDEAGRGPLAGPVVAAAVILPKDAYLPGLDDSKKLTPEKREALFAQIEACAVAIGIGIVSAAEIDERNIYEATRQAMAKAVSALSPPPEHLLVDAMVVPCPLPQQRLIKGDANSASIAAASVIAKVTRDRWMKELDRRYPQYGFARHMGYGTPEHVEAIRRYGITPEHRRSFTPVREVLKAKQL is encoded by the coding sequence ATGAAGCGGTATACGGTGAAAGACATTCAAGCGCTGCTTTCGGAGCTTAGTGCAGACGACCCGCGTTGGGAGATGTTGCGGCAGGATGAGCGAAAAAGCGTGCAAGCGCTTCTTGCCCGTTTTGAACGGCAACAGGCAAAGCGGCAAGCTGAGCAACAACGGTGGGAAGAACTGATGCGTTATGAGCGGGAACTATACGCCGCTGGCGTTAGACGGATCGCCGGCATTGACGAGGCCGGGCGCGGTCCGCTGGCCGGCCCTGTCGTCGCCGCCGCGGTCATCTTGCCGAAAGACGCCTATTTGCCGGGGCTTGACGACTCGAAGAAGCTAACGCCGGAAAAGCGCGAGGCATTGTTTGCGCAAATTGAAGCGTGTGCCGTCGCGATCGGCATTGGCATCGTCAGCGCGGCGGAGATCGATGAAAGGAATATTTACGAAGCGACAAGGCAAGCGATGGCGAAAGCGGTGAGCGCTCTTTCCCCGCCGCCTGAACATTTGCTTGTTGATGCGATGGTGGTGCCGTGCCCGTTGCCGCAACAGCGCCTCATCAAGGGCGACGCCAACAGCGCTTCGATCGCCGCTGCGTCGGTCATCGCCAAAGTGACGCGCGACCGATGGATGAAAGAATTGGATCGCCGCTATCCGCAATATGGATTCGCGCGCCATATGGGCTACGGAACGCCGGAACATGTCGAGGCGATCCGCCGCTATGGCATTACGCCTGAGCACCGTCGTTCGTTCACACCGGTGAGGGAGGTGCTGAAGGCGAAGCAGCTCTAG
- the ylqF gene encoding ribosome biogenesis GTPase YlqF, with translation MPMTVIQWFPGHMAKAKREVQEKLKLIDVAFELLDARVPMSSRNPMIDEILGQKPRLILLNKADMADETVTEQWIRYFHHQGRLALPIDAQSGTGVRQIAAAAKEMVKDKFAKMRAKGIKNPRPVRALIVGIPNVGKSTLINRLAGRHIAKTGDKPGVTKAQQWIKVGKEMELLDTPGILWPKFEDEDVGYKLAVTGAIKDEILNLQDVAVYALRFLAAHYPDRLTERYGLDDIPEDIVALFDAIGRRRGCLTSGGAVDYDKVADIVLYDIRTEKLGRLSFETPASRT, from the coding sequence ATGCCAATGACAGTGATTCAATGGTTTCCCGGCCATATGGCGAAGGCCAAGCGGGAAGTGCAAGAAAAATTAAAGTTGATCGACGTGGCGTTTGAGCTGCTTGACGCCCGCGTGCCGATGTCTTCGCGCAACCCGATGATCGACGAGATTCTCGGACAAAAGCCGCGCCTCATTTTGCTCAATAAGGCTGATATGGCCGACGAGACAGTGACCGAACAGTGGATCCGCTATTTCCACCATCAAGGGCGGCTGGCTTTGCCCATCGATGCTCAAAGCGGAACAGGAGTTCGGCAAATTGCGGCGGCAGCGAAAGAGATGGTGAAAGACAAATTCGCGAAAATGCGGGCGAAAGGGATTAAAAACCCGCGCCCGGTGCGGGCGCTCATCGTCGGCATCCCGAACGTCGGCAAGTCGACGCTGATCAACCGGCTCGCTGGCCGCCATATCGCGAAGACTGGCGACAAGCCAGGGGTGACAAAAGCGCAGCAATGGATCAAAGTCGGAAAGGAAATGGAACTCCTTGATACGCCTGGCATTTTATGGCCGAAGTTTGAGGATGAAGACGTTGGTTACAAACTGGCGGTGACCGGCGCCATTAAGGATGAAATTTTAAATTTGCAAGACGTGGCTGTTTATGCTCTCCGTTTTTTGGCGGCCCACTATCCCGACCGGCTAACGGAGCGCTATGGCCTTGATGATATTCCTGAGGACATCGTCGCTTTATTTGACGCCATCGGAAGGCGGCGCGGCTGCTTGACGTCAGGCGGCGCGGTCGACTACGATAAAGTAGCTGACATCGTTTTGTATGACATTCGCACGGAAAAACTAGGCCGCTTAAGCTTTGAAACGCCCGCTTCACGGACGTAG
- the lepB gene encoding signal peptidase I, with translation MEQKRSEWREWMKAIVVAVLLAGGIRYFIFAPIIVDGYSMMPTLHNHERMIVNKLAYKIGMPHRFDIIVFHAEEGRDYIKRVIGLPGDRIEYKNDTLYINGKPYKEPYLDEYKKQLSDGGPLTESFTLEELTGRSTVPPGHLFVMGDNRRFSKDSRHIGFIPMSKVVGKASLVYWPLADARIVK, from the coding sequence ATGGAACAAAAAAGAAGCGAATGGCGTGAATGGATGAAAGCGATCGTCGTTGCCGTCTTGCTCGCCGGAGGCATCCGCTACTTTATTTTTGCGCCGATCATTGTTGATGGCTATTCGATGATGCCGACATTACATAACCATGAGCGGATGATCGTCAATAAATTGGCGTATAAAATCGGCATGCCGCACCGTTTTGATATCATTGTTTTTCACGCCGAAGAAGGGAGAGACTATATTAAGCGGGTCATCGGCCTGCCGGGCGACCGAATTGAATACAAAAACGATACGCTCTATATCAATGGCAAACCGTATAAAGAGCCGTATTTGGACGAGTATAAAAAGCAATTGTCCGACGGCGGGCCACTGACGGAATCGTTCACCTTGGAGGAGCTGACCGGACGGAGCACGGTGCCGCCGGGGCATTTGTTTGTCATGGGCGACAATCGCCGCTTCAGCAAAGACAGCCGCCATATCGGTTTCATTCCGATGTCAAAAGTCGTCGGCAAGGCGAGCCTTGTGTATTGGCCGCTTGCCGATGCCCGGATTGTGAAATAA